The Chroicocephalus ridibundus chromosome 2, bChrRid1.1, whole genome shotgun sequence genome includes a region encoding these proteins:
- the LOC134511686 gene encoding serpin B6-like: MDSLCVANTTFALDLLRKLSENKSRQNLFFSPFSISSALSMILLGSKGNTEAQIAKVLSLNKDEDAHNGYPSLLSEINDPNTKYILRTANRLYGEKTFEFLSSFIESSQKLYHAGLEQTDFVNASEDSRKQINGWVEERTEGKIQNLLAEGIINSLTRLVLVNAIYFKGNWEKQFNKSSTAERPFHINKNETKPVQMMFKKDRFNMTYIGDFQTKILELPYVGNELSMIILLPDAIQDESTGLETLERELTYEKLIDWINPEMMDCTEMKVSLPKFKLEENYDLKPLLSSMGMPDAFDLGKADFSGISAGNELVLSEVVHKSFVEVNEEGTEAAAATAGVMMLRCAMIVPEFTADHPFLFFIRHNKTSSILFCGRFCSP, encoded by the exons ATGGACAGCCTCTGTGTGGCAAATACCACTTTTGCACTCGACCTCTTAAGAAAGTTGTCTGAGAACAAAAGCAGGCAGAATCTATTCTTTTCACCTTttagtatttcttctgctttgtctaTGATTTTGCTGGGTTCAAAAGGTAACACTGAAGCCCAAATAGCAAAG GTGCTTTCTCTGAACAAAGATGAGGATGCTCACAATGGGTATCCATCActtctctctgaaattaatgatCCGAACACCAAATATATACTGAGAACTGCTAACCGACTTTATGGAGAAAAGACATTTGAGTTTCTCTCA TCATTTATAGAGTCGAGTCAGAAACTCTACCATGCTGGACTAGAACAGACTGACTTTGTGAATGCTTCAGAGGAttccagaaaacaaattaatggcTGGGTAGAGGAAAGGACTGAAG GTAAAATTCAGAACCTGTTGGCGGAGGGGATTATCAATTCACTGACGAGACTTGTGTTGGTGAATGCCATCTATTTCAAAGGCAACTGGGAAAAGCAGTTCAACAAAAGCAGTACAGCAGAAAGGCCATTTCATATTAACAAG AATGAGACCAAGCCTGTGCAGATGATGTTCAAGAAGGATAGATTTAACATGACCTATATTGGGGACTTCCAGACCAAAATCCTTGAGCTCCCTTACGTTGGTAATGAACTCAGCATGATCATCCTGCTCCCTGATGCAATCCAGGATGAATCCACTGGCTTGGAAACC CTGGAAAGAGAACTTACGTATGAGAAGCTGATAGATTGGATCAATCCTGAAATGATGGACTGTACAGAGATGAAGGTGTCTTTACCCaaatttaaactggaagaaaattatgATCTGAAACCCCTTCTGAGCAGCATGGGAATGCCTGATGCGTTTGACTTGGGGAAGGCAGACTTCTCGGGAATCTCAGCTGGCAACGAGTTGGTGCTCTCTGAAGTAGTTCACAAGTCCTTTGTGGAAGTCAACGAAGAAGgcactgaagcagcagctgccacagcaggAGTGATGATGCTGCGCTGTGCAATGATCGTTCCAGAATTCACTGCCGATCATCCGTTCCTCTTCTTCATCCGGCACAACAAAACTTCCAGCATTTTGTTCTGTGGCAGATTTTGCTCTCCCTAA
- the LOC134511687 gene encoding leukocyte elastase inhibitor-like, with amino-acid sequence MENLRNANSRFALDLLRRFNETNPAGNVFFSPASVSAALAMVLLGAKGNTEAQVLKTLHFDEVEDVHSRFQALTTDINRSNAPYLLRLANRLFGEKSYSFLPDFLTNTQKLYGADLATVDFLQASDEARKEINQWIEEKTEGKIPNLLSEGSVDSMTRLVLVNAIYFKGNWAEKFNEADTTDMPFRLNKNERKTVKMMYQKKKFPFGYIPEAKIRVLELPYDGRELSMIILLPDDIEDDSTGLQKLEKELTVEKLQEWTRPEHLYSSDVHVRLPKFKLEESYDLKSDLAAMGLLDVFDNGKADLSGMSGARDLFLSKIVHKAFVEVNEEGTEAAAATAGIAMLCMVIEEDFNADHPFLFFIRHNPTQSILFFGRYASP; translated from the exons ATGGAGAACCTGCGTAATGCCAACAGCAGATTTGCACTCGATCTGCTCAGAAGGTTCAATGAAACCAACCCGgcaggaaatgttttcttctcccctgccagTGTCTCTGCTGCTCTCGCCATGGTCCTTTTAGGGGCCAAAGGTAACACAGAGGCACAGGTGCTGAAG ACGCTTCATTTTGACGAAGTTGAAGATGTTCATTCAAGATTTCAGGCTCTGACTACGGATATAAACAGAAGCAACGCTCCCTATCTCTTACGACTTGCCAATCGGCTTTTCGGAGAGAAGTCCTACAGCTTTTTGCCG GATTTCCTGACTAACACTCAGAAATTATATGGAGCTGATTTGGCTACAGTTGATTTTCTTCAGGCTTCTGATGAAGCCAGGAAAGAAATTAACCAGTGGATAGAGGAGAAAACTGAAG GTAAAATCCCTAATCTGCTGTCCGAAGGCTCAGTTGACAGCATGACCAGGCTCGTGCTGGTGAATGCTATTTATTTCAAAGGGAACTGGGCAGAGAAATTTAATGAAGCCGACACCACTGACATGCCATTTCGGTTAAATAAG aatgaaagaaagacagtgaaaatgatgtatcagaaaaagaaatttccttttggGTATATCCCTGAAGCAAAGATCCGCGTTTTAGAGCTGCCTTACGATGGAAGAGAACTTAGTATGATCATCCTGTTACCTGATGACATTGAAGATGACTCCACTGGACTGCAGAAG CTGGAAAAGGAGCTTACCGTAGAGAAGCTCCAGGAATGGACACGTCCAGAGCATCTGTATTCCTCTGATGTTCATGTGCGTTTGCCAAAGTTTAAGCTAGAAGAAAGCTATGACCTTAAATCAGATTTAGCCGCTATGGGCTTGTTGGATGTGTTTGACAACGGCAAGGCTGACTTGTCAGGAATGTCAGGGGCACGTGACCTCTTTCTCTCCAAAATTGTCCACAAGGCTTTTGTAGAAGTGAATGAGGAAGgcacagaagctgcagctgccaCTGCTGGCATTGCTATGCTCTGCATGGTTATCGAAGAGGATTTCAATGCTGAccatcctttccttttctttattcgCCACAACCCAACGCAAAGCATACTTTTCTTCGGCCGATACGCTTCTCCATAA
- the LOC134511684 gene encoding heterochromatin-associated protein MENT-like → MESLSVSTNSFTLDLYKKLNETSKGQNIFFSPWSIATALAMVYLGAKGDTATQMAEVLHFNQTAGEEGSPETTRLSQRRPKKRKLDPEHKQAENIHSGFKELLSAINKPRSTYLLKSANRLYEEKTYPLLPKFLQLITSYYNAKPQAVNFKTAAEQARALINSWVENETERKIQDLLPAGSLNSRTVLVLVNAIYFKGNWEKKFLEKNTSERPFRLSKTKTKSVQMMFLRDTFLIFHETTMKFKIIELPYMENELSMFILLPDDINDNTTGLELVERELTYGKLAEWTRSDSMIKAEVDLYLPKLKVEENYDLKSTLSRMGIRNAFDPVQADFTGMSAKKDLFISEIIHKAFVEVNEEGTEAAAATGVLVLRSKTPTMTFKADHPFLFFIKHNKSQTILFFGRLCSP, encoded by the exons ATGGAGTCTCTCTCAGTGTCAACGAACAGCTTCACTTTGGACCTTTACAAGAAGCTGAATGAAACTTCCAAAggccaaaacattttcttttctccttggagTATTGCAACTGCTCTCGCCATGGTCTACCTGGGTGCAAAAGGTGACACCGCAACCCAGATGGCTGAG GTTCTTCATTTTAACCAGACTGCAGGAGAAGAAGGTTCGCCTGAGACAACAAGGCTTTCTCAGAGgagaccaaagaaaagaaagctg GATCCTGAGCACAAGCAAGCTGAAAACATCCACTCTGGCTTTAAAGAGCTCCTGTCTGCCATCAACAAACCCAGAAGCACCTACCTGCTGAAGAGTGCCAACCGACTGTATGAGGAAAAGACCTACCCATTACTGCCC AAATTCTTACAGCTCATTACAAGCTATTACAATGCAAAGCCACAAGCTGTAAACTTTAAGACAGCTGCAGAACAAGCCAGAGCACTGATCAATTCGTGGGTTGAAAATGAAACTGAGA GGAAAATCCAGGATCTGCTGCCTGCAGGATCTCTCAATTCTCGCACTGTATTGGTCTTAGTAAATgccatttatttcaaaggaaattggGAAAAgaaatttctggagaaaaatactTCTGAGAGGCCCTTCAGACTGAGCAAG ACCAAGACTAAATCAGTACAGATGATGTTTCTGAGAGATACATTTTTGATATTCCATGAAACAACCATGAAGTTCAAAATCATTGAGCTGCCATACATGGAAAATGAACTCAGCATGTTCATTCTCCTACCAGATGACATCAATGATAACACCACCGGTCTGGAGCTG GTGGAAAGAGAGCTGACCTATGGGAAACTTGCTGAATGGACCAGATCAGACAGCATGATAAAAGCTGAAGTGGATCTGTACCTGCCCAAGTTGAAGGTGGAAGAGAATTATGACCTTAAATCCACTTTGAGCAGAATGGGGATACGAAATGCTTTTGACCCCGTTCAGGCCGATTTCACAGGGATGTCAGCTAAGAAGGATCTTTTCATCTCAGAAATTATTCACAAAGCTTTTGTGGAGGTCAACGAAGAAGGTACCgaggcagcagctgccacaggTGTCCTGGTGCTCAGATCAAAAACACCAACGATGACTTTTAAAGCTGACCACCCTTTCCTCTTCTTCATCAAACACAACAAATCTCAAACCATCCTCTTCTTTGGCAGACTCTGCTCACCCTAG